A single window of Drosophila suzukii chromosome 3, CBGP_Dsuzu_IsoJpt1.0, whole genome shotgun sequence DNA harbors:
- the LOC108019257 gene encoding uncharacterized protein isoform X2 — MWNQRKVHAYLLLSIVASNCLLMTYAFPQQEVYQRQHQVTQSPVYRDESVARKFAVKPNASKKVALDDIEDDLETNQIQESVGGPGGFTWSNMLSTVMTMFFNGAVNAPTKSDDVDTSIGLGGSPWANVISMGLRIINTLLGGGAPSDGIDKVDNGGSPMQFIQIVMNLLDALKTSFSHRSLAARSLGKRDSVSDAVVAGISLMKGYVRTYRSSEDKCTQRYMCDANTECVREIGGSSIFCQLGSYATSYVLGRSSGSNFEELYDAGRRGRSGFDCRQVYLECNEV, encoded by the exons ATGTGGAATCAACGGAAAGTGCACGCCTACCTGCTGCTCTCCATAGTGGCCAGCAACTGCCTGCTGATGACCTACGCCTTCCCGCAGCAGGAGGTCTACCAGCGGCAACACCAGGTGACCCAGTCACCTGTCTACCGGGATGAAAGTGTGGCCAGGAAGTTTGCGGTGAAGCCGAATGCCTCAAAGAAGGTGGCCCTGGATGACATCGAGGACGACCTGGAGACCAACCAGATCCAGGAGAGCGTGGGCGGACCCGGCGGATTCACCTGGTCTAACATGCTGTCCACCGTGATGACCATGTTCTTCAACGGAGCTGTCAATGCACCCACAAAGTCCGATGATGTGGACACGTCCATTGGATTGGGCGGCAGTCCCTGGGCCAATGTCATCTCGATGG GTCTTCGCATCATCAACACCTTGCTGGGCGGTGGGGCCCCTAGCGATGGCATCGATAAGGTCGACAACGGCGGATCTCCCATGCAG TTCATTCAGATCGTGATGAACCTGCTGGACGCCCTGAAGACCTCCTTCTCGCACCGCTCCCTGGCCGCCCGGTCGCTGGGCAAGCGGGACTCCGTGAGCGACGCCGTCGTCGCCGGGATTTCCCTGATGAAGGGCTACGTCCGCACCTACCGCAGCTCCGAGGACAAGTGCACGCAGCGGTACATGTGCGACGCTAACACGGAGTGCGTCCGCGAGATCGGCGGCAGCAGCATCTTCTGCCAGCTGGGATC ATATGCCACCAGCTATGTTCTGGGCCGCAGCAGTGGCAGCAACTTCGAGGAACTTTACGACGCCGGACGCAGAGGTCGCTCCGGATTCGACTGTCGCCAGGTCTATCTGGAGTGCAACGAGGTCTAG
- the LOC108019257 gene encoding uncharacterized protein isoform X1, producing the protein MWNQRKVHAYLLLSIVASNCLLMTYAFPQQEVYQRQHQVTQSPVYRDESVARKFAVKPNASKKVALDDIEDDLETNQIQESVGGPGGFTWSNMLSTVMTMFFNGAVNAPTKSDDVDTSIGLGGSPWANVISMGLRIINTLLGGGAPSDGIDKVDNGGSPMQGILVAVMSAVLGSRDPDQVNSMAKQAGEFIQIVMNLLDALKTSFSHRSLAARSLGKRDSVSDAVVAGISLMKGYVRTYRSSEDKCTQRYMCDANTECVREIGGSSIFCQLGSYATSYVLGRSSGSNFEELYDAGRRGRSGFDCRQVYLECNEV; encoded by the exons ATGTGGAATCAACGGAAAGTGCACGCCTACCTGCTGCTCTCCATAGTGGCCAGCAACTGCCTGCTGATGACCTACGCCTTCCCGCAGCAGGAGGTCTACCAGCGGCAACACCAGGTGACCCAGTCACCTGTCTACCGGGATGAAAGTGTGGCCAGGAAGTTTGCGGTGAAGCCGAATGCCTCAAAGAAGGTGGCCCTGGATGACATCGAGGACGACCTGGAGACCAACCAGATCCAGGAGAGCGTGGGCGGACCCGGCGGATTCACCTGGTCTAACATGCTGTCCACCGTGATGACCATGTTCTTCAACGGAGCTGTCAATGCACCCACAAAGTCCGATGATGTGGACACGTCCATTGGATTGGGCGGCAGTCCCTGGGCCAATGTCATCTCGATGG GTCTTCGCATCATCAACACCTTGCTGGGCGGTGGGGCCCCTAGCGATGGCATCGATAAGGTCGACAACGGCGGATCTCCCATGCAG GGCATATTGGTGGCTGTGATGTCTGCCGTTTTAGGCTCCAGAGACCCCGACCAAGTCAACTCGATGGCCAAGCAAGCTGGCGAG TTCATTCAGATCGTGATGAACCTGCTGGACGCCCTGAAGACCTCCTTCTCGCACCGCTCCCTGGCCGCCCGGTCGCTGGGCAAGCGGGACTCCGTGAGCGACGCCGTCGTCGCCGGGATTTCCCTGATGAAGGGCTACGTCCGCACCTACCGCAGCTCCGAGGACAAGTGCACGCAGCGGTACATGTGCGACGCTAACACGGAGTGCGTCCGCGAGATCGGCGGCAGCAGCATCTTCTGCCAGCTGGGATC ATATGCCACCAGCTATGTTCTGGGCCGCAGCAGTGGCAGCAACTTCGAGGAACTTTACGACGCCGGACGCAGAGGTCGCTCCGGATTCGACTGTCGCCAGGTCTATCTGGAGTGCAACGAGGTCTAG